The Plasmodium brasilianum strain Bolivian I chromosome 5, whole genome shotgun sequence region AAGTTAGCCGAGCAAGCCGAGAGATATGATGGTATAAATAATACGTTTAATAAAAGGGGAAAGAGCAAATGATGTTATCGTACTGTATCGTAGCTAATGTGATATAATGCTATATAATGCGATGTATTACATATTCGTGCATACGTATCTTTGTCAAACACAcatgtatacttatataagGGCTAATTATGTGTACACTCatagatacatatatttttaaatatattacacagTGCTACTAGGTTAatgattatttaatttaattttattttatttttttgttctttttaataatgtgTACAAAAGtgttgtttattttttaaaagagaactgctttttttttttttttagtaaaacaAGAAATGTCCTTGTTTGTATGTTTAAggaaatttttctttttccattgcattataataatatttttaaatacattttaaaaaaattgacgAAATTATTTCTGCACTAACCTTTTACCTGaaatgttcataaaattgtatatatttttcatttttaattgcactaaccttttttttttgaaaatttttttggaaTTGTGTAGAAATGGCCGATGCGATGAGGACATTAGTGGAGCAGTGCGTTAATAACGATAAAGATGAGTTAACAGTTGAAGAGAGGAATCTATTGGTAGGGGGCGAATGCATGCACACATgcataacatatatatatatatatatatatgcatatatacaataacaCGTTTGTTACATTTAGTGTGTATCTGTTTACCCAGTCCTTTGAACATTAtagtttttacatttttatttgatttaaaTTGCGATAAAATATACAcgatagatatatatattactcattaagattttttttttttttttttttgtttttcatttttttattaattccaTTTCTTTATAGTCTGTTGCATATAAAAATGCCGTTGGTGCTCGTAGAGCTTCGTGGAGAATTATATCAAGTGTTGAACAGAAGGAAATGAGCAAAGCGAATGTTCATAATAAGAATGTTGCTGCTACTTATAGAAAGAAAGTAGAAGaggaattaaataatatatgtcaagatattttaaatttgctaacaaaaaagttaataCCAAATACATCGGAAAGTGAGAGTaaagtattttattacaaaatgAAAGGCGATTATTATCGTTACATCAGTGAGTTTTCATGTGATGAAGGAAAGAAAGAAGCATCGAATTTTGCCCAAGAAGCTTATCAAAAAGCTACTGATATTGCAGAAAACGAATTACCTTCAACACATCCAATACGTTTAGGTTTAGCATTAAACTATTCTGTTTTCTTctatgaaattttaaatcaACCACATCAGGCATGTGAAATGGCCAAAAGAGCTTTTGATGATGCTATAACTGAATTCGACAATGTTAGTGAAGATTCGTATAAGGACTCTACGTTGATTATGCAGTTGTTAAGAGATAATTTAACCTTATGGACTTCTGACTTGCAAGGAGATCAAACAGAGGGTAATACATGAACAAATCTGCGTCGTTGCgcggaaaagaaaaaatgaaaaataagaaaaggtgtaaatgaaaaatattgaaaaagtgTACCTACTTAGGCCTACGATAATTCGAGCAAacacttttttttgtgtgtgtgtgtgtgtgtgtgttaTTTAAATGTTTGGCTATTTCATTTCTCCCTGaactgttaatatattttgcatGAATTATgcgctaatttttttttttttttttttttttgttcagaAAAATCAAAAGATGAAGGCTTAGAATAAAATAGcaagttatttttatatcaagTACAAGCAgccatatattttaaatgtatggGTATTTACGTCATGTACACTTACATTTAcctgtacatatatatatgtatacacatgtacatgtatatatgtatgtacatgtatatatgtatgtacatgtatatatgtatgtatatgtatatatgtatgtacttgtatatatgtatgtacatgtatatatgtatgtatatgtatgtatgtatatgtatatatgtatgtatatgtatatatgtatgtacttgtatatatgtatgtatatgtatatatgtatgtatatgtatatatgtatgtacttgtatatatgtatgtacttgtatatatgtatgtacttgtatatacatgtatatatatatgtgtgtatgtatatgtacccTTGGTTTATTGAAAAATGTCGTATTTTTTGAGAACGTTATCAACTGTTTGATTTCATAGGTTTAAAACTTGCAAATACATTTAAAGAATTTaccctttaaaaaaaaaaaaaaatcatacatgtatgtatgcatacgtatgtatacatatgcatataagcgtttatatgttcatattctTTCTTTACTATAATGGattctttatttaaagaaGAAACACATATGAAGTGAAGGTGCTAGCGTTTATCTgcgtgtatttatatatatgagaattacgaatatgtatatacacatatgccgcctgtacatgtatatatgtatacatatatataatatatatatatatatatatatatatatatatatatatatatatatatatatatatatgtatatacagaTGTACACGTGCatatacgaatatatatattcccaAAAGTACAcctatatatgcatgtttataaatatgtacatacatgtacgaagaaaagatgaagaaaaaagaattaagaaATGAGATTTTAAATGTTGATACAATATTGCcaacaaattattttcacttttttcccttttaacTTTCAATTAAagtgttatattatttaatattattgcattttattttatttatttattttctattttttatcctttattttttatcatataaacatttttttcttttttcttttttttatatcaattaCATAATGttcatttaatgaaaaatccttttttctaaattttttttttttttcatcccacatgtaaaaatttattctttacaaggatgaataaataattaaagagaagaaaaatagaaaataaatgcGAAATAAATGCGaaataaatgcaaaataaaTGCGAAATAAATGCGaaataaatgcaaaataaatgcgaaataaatgcaaaataaatgcgaaataaatgcaaaataaatgcgaatatatgcaaaataaatgcgaaataaatgcaaaataaatgcgaaataaatgcaaaataaaTGCGAAATAAATGAGAAATAAATGCGAAATAAATGCGAAATAAATGTGAAATACGCAGAGAGAAGATTAGAGCAAAAGATAAAATTGCTTTGAAAAGGTCGAAATGAAAGGTACATGTCCAACCATAT contains the following coding sequences:
- a CDS encoding 14-3-3 protein, whose protein sequence is MATAEELKQLRSDCTYRSKLAEQAERYDEMADAMRTLVEQCVNNDKDELTVEERNLLSVAYKNAVGARRASWRIISSVEQKEMSKANVHNKNVAATYRKKVEEELNNICQDILNLLTKKLIPNTSESESKVFYYKMKGDYYRYISEFSCDEGKKEASNFAQEAYQKATDIAENELPSTHPIRLGLALNYSVFFYEILNQPHQACEMAKRAFDDAITEFDNVSEDSYKDSTLIMQLLRDNLTLWTSDLQGDQTEEKSKDEGLE